The following proteins come from a genomic window of Helicobacter canadensis MIT 98-5491:
- a CDS encoding D-alanine--D-alanine ligase: MNFCFLFGGSSYEHEISIVSAIALKKLLGNVEYFIFLDDTHTFYLIPKDKMQSKFFSTKAYLKATRIYPKNGGFYQKTLWGEKKLPLPIVVNLIHGADGEDGRVASLLDFYGINYIGPRNPACVLSFDKELTKMLAKECGVLSLDYQMVHKDSIPKVTLPFPLIVKPARLGSSIGISVVYEEKELEYAIQEAFEYDDKAIIEPFVSGIKEYNIAGYKSKEGMHFSFIEEPQKKEFLDFEKKYLDFSRTESAKEAEISESLKQTLQENFTKIYGNLFDGALIRCDFFVKENQCYLNEINPIPGSLANYLFVDFRNALEELSRNLPKPREIKVAYEFLHKIQFAKGK, translated from the coding sequence TTGAATTTTTGTTTTTTATTTGGTGGAAGCTCTTATGAACACGAAATTAGCATTGTAAGTGCGATTGCTTTAAAAAAGCTTTTAGGTAATGTGGAATATTTTATTTTTTTAGATGATACGCATACTTTTTATTTGATACCAAAAGATAAGATGCAATCGAAGTTTTTTAGCACAAAAGCATATTTAAAGGCAACAAGAATCTACCCTAAAAATGGAGGATTTTATCAAAAAACATTATGGGGTGAAAAAAAACTTCCTTTGCCTATTGTAGTAAATTTGATTCACGGCGCTGATGGTGAAGATGGCAGAGTAGCTTCTTTGCTTGATTTTTATGGAATTAATTATATTGGTCCTAGGAATCCAGCGTGTGTTTTAAGCTTTGATAAAGAGCTTACTAAAATGCTGGCTAAAGAATGCGGGGTTTTAAGTTTGGATTATCAAATGGTGCATAAAGATTCTATCCCTAAGGTTACCTTGCCTTTTCCGCTTATTGTGAAACCTGCAAGACTTGGAAGCTCCATAGGTATTTCTGTTGTTTATGAGGAAAAAGAATTGGAATATGCGATACAAGAGGCTTTTGAATATGATGATAAGGCAATTATAGAGCCTTTTGTTAGCGGCATCAAAGAATATAATATTGCGGGTTATAAAAGTAAAGAAGGAATGCATTTTTCTTTTATTGAAGAGCCACAAAAAAAAGAATTTTTGGATTTTGAAAAGAAATATTTGGATTTTTCACGTACAGAAAGTGCCAAAGAAGCAGAGATTTCAGAATCATTAAAACAGACTTTGCAAGAAAATTTTACCAAGATTTATGGAAATTTGTTTGATGGTGCATTAATACGCTGCGATTTTTTTGTTAAAGAGAATCAATGTTATCTTAATGAGATTAATCCGATTCCTGGAAGTTTAGCGAACTATCTTTTTGTGGATTTTAGAAATGCTTTAGAGGAATTAAGTAGAAATTTGCCCAAGCCAAGAGAAATTAAAGTTGCTTATGAGTTTTTGCATAAGATTCAATTTGCAAAGGGTAAATAG
- a CDS encoding alanine racemase: MAYLQINSQHFFSNYHQIAQFIGQENIHKIAIVLKDNAYGHGLKEMAQLAKEAKITTCFVKNTKEALEIAAMFRHITILYPQSLEDKEALQQCLKQDNIYFCVASLEALKLYPKQTKIELEINSGMNRNGIQAQQLQEAFEIINKRELELIGVFSHNGFGDDFGSEFYTQNNEFLMVKKKVLELCNQYSFKKPRFHFFSSSGALRAVRYNESLPLELQDDLFRIGIAFYGYLCQDIRFCGLNVKPIASLWARKISTYFLKKGSRIGYGGVSETKEDTLVSSYDVGYGDGLFRLREGMELKTKEGFKIYPRSSMDCLSIQGDREELCIIEDANPWAEAFGTIPYEILVHLQPTIPKKIV, translated from the coding sequence ATGGCATATTTACAAATTAACTCCCAACATTTTTTTTCTAATTATCATCAGATCGCTCAATTTATAGGGCAAGAAAACATTCATAAAATTGCAATTGTCTTAAAAGATAATGCTTATGGGCATGGTTTAAAAGAGATGGCACAACTTGCAAAAGAAGCTAAAATTACTACTTGTTTTGTAAAAAATACCAAAGAAGCCTTAGAGATTGCTGCAATGTTTCGGCATATTACAATACTTTATCCTCAAAGTCTGGAAGATAAAGAAGCTTTGCAACAATGTCTAAAACAAGATAATATTTATTTTTGTGTTGCTAGTTTAGAAGCCTTGAAGCTTTATCCTAAACAAACTAAAATCGAATTAGAGATTAATTCTGGAATGAATCGCAATGGAATTCAAGCGCAACAACTACAAGAGGCATTTGAAATTATTAATAAAAGGGAATTAGAATTAATTGGTGTTTTTAGTCATAATGGTTTTGGAGATGATTTTGGTAGTGAGTTTTATACGCAAAATAATGAATTTTTAATGGTTAAAAAAAAGGTTTTAGAATTGTGCAATCAATATTCCTTTAAAAAGCCGCGTTTCCACTTTTTTTCTTCTTCGGGTGCTTTGAGGGCAGTTAGATATAATGAAAGCTTGCCTTTAGAGTTGCAAGATGATTTGTTTCGAATAGGGATTGCTTTTTATGGCTATTTATGCCAAGATATTAGATTTTGCGGATTGAATGTAAAGCCTATTGCCTCTTTGTGGGCTAGAAAAATTAGCACTTATTTTTTGAAAAAAGGTAGTAGAATTGGATATGGTGGTGTTTCAGAAACAAAAGAAGATACTCTAGTTTCTAGCTATGATGTGGGTTATGGTGATGGTCTTTTTAGGCTAAGGGAAGGAATGGAATTAAAAACAAAAGAAGGATTTAAAATTTATCCAAGATCTTCTATGGATTGCTTGAGTATCCAAGGGGATAGAGAGGAATTGTGTATTATTGAAGATGCGAATCCTTGGGCAGAGGCTTTTGGCACAATCCCTTATGAAATTTTAGTGCATTTGCAACCAACAATTCCCAAAAAGATTGTTTGA
- a CDS encoding c-type cytochrome produces MKKILLSLVLATGCLMAADGATLYKKCIACHGMNGERVAPGSKGNVKIGGMDKAELVTQLKGYAAGTADNGGAKQIMYANMKNFKFTDADIDAVADYISKLPKN; encoded by the coding sequence ATGAAAAAGATTTTATTAAGTCTTGTATTGGCAACAGGCTGTTTAATGGCAGCTGATGGTGCGACACTTTATAAAAAATGTATCGCTTGTCATGGTATGAATGGAGAAAGAGTAGCACCTGGAAGCAAAGGTAATGTAAAAATCGGCGGTATGGATAAAGCTGAGCTTGTTACGCAATTAAAGGGCTATGCTGCTGGAACTGCTGATAATGGTGGTGCTAAGCAAATTATGTATGCTAATATGAAAAACTTCAAATTCACAGATGCAGATATTGATGCAGTAGCAGACTATATTTCAAAACTTCCAAAAAACTAA